A portion of the Krasilnikovia cinnamomea genome contains these proteins:
- a CDS encoding DEAD/DEAH box helicase, with product MTHVERVAAREGRPAPWPGWTPAALRDALAARGITAPWEHQAAAAELAHGGNHVVLATGTASGKSLAYQLPALSSLLADQRATVLYLSPTKALAADQFRAITRLGLDGIRPATFDGDTAREEREWVRQHSRFVLTNPDMLHHSLLPGHARWGVFLRRLTYVVIDECHTYRGVFGSHVAHVLRRLRRAATRYGGRPTFVLASATSGDPADTASRLTGLPVVAVTEDASPRGAVTFALWEPPLLPPDPGPEPIRPRTAPDPLVGQDDAQSGGTGRRSGTGADPAPAAADGQPAADGQAASAGIVEATGYGADDRVEADGDRADDRVEGDGDAGYAVELPPVRRSALRETADLLTEAVVAGTRTLAFVRSRRGAEVVASMARRALDEAVPGLGDRVAAYRGGYLREDRRAIERALLTGELLALASTNALELGVDLVGLDAVLICGYPGTRASLWQQAGRAGRSGGEALAVLVARDDPLDTYLVHHPEALFGRPVEATVLDPTNPYVLGPQLCCAASEAPLTPDDLELFGALPAREAVAALTEAGALRRRPSGWYWTHRGRPEVDLRGTGGAPVSVVESATGRLLGTVDPGSAHVQLHTGAVYLHQGVSYLVDRLDLDDAVALVHAAEPDFSTHARDVTNLSVAEVREYVDAGPVGLFLGEVDVTSQVVSYQRRRLGTGEVIDTRPLDLPVRELRTVAVWFTISPQALDAAGVSAADVPGALHAAEHAAIGLLPLMATCDRWDIGGLSTANHADTEAPTVFVYDGHPGGAGFAERAYATAAAWLRATRAAIASCGCESGCPSCVQSPKCGNGNSPLAKGAAVAVLDAVLDALPDSPVESLTRRPASAPASA from the coding sequence ATCACCCACGTCGAGCGGGTGGCCGCCCGGGAGGGCCGCCCCGCGCCGTGGCCGGGCTGGACCCCGGCAGCGCTGCGCGACGCGCTGGCCGCGCGGGGCATCACCGCCCCGTGGGAGCATCAGGCCGCGGCGGCCGAGCTGGCCCACGGCGGCAACCACGTCGTGCTGGCCACCGGTACGGCCTCCGGCAAGAGCTTGGCGTACCAGTTGCCCGCGCTGAGCTCCCTGCTGGCCGACCAGCGCGCCACCGTGCTGTACCTGTCGCCCACCAAGGCCCTGGCAGCCGACCAGTTCCGCGCGATCACCCGGCTCGGACTCGACGGCATCCGCCCCGCCACGTTCGACGGCGACACCGCCCGCGAGGAGCGGGAGTGGGTCCGGCAGCACTCGCGGTTCGTGCTGACGAACCCGGACATGCTGCACCACTCCCTGCTGCCGGGCCACGCACGCTGGGGCGTCTTCCTGCGCCGGCTCACCTACGTGGTGATCGACGAATGTCACACCTACCGGGGCGTGTTCGGCTCCCACGTGGCACACGTGCTGCGCCGCCTGCGACGCGCCGCCACCCGGTACGGCGGCCGGCCGACGTTCGTGCTGGCGTCCGCCACGTCGGGGGATCCAGCGGACACCGCGTCGCGGCTCACCGGGCTGCCGGTGGTGGCGGTGACCGAGGACGCGTCCCCGCGTGGCGCGGTGACCTTCGCCCTGTGGGAGCCCCCGCTGCTGCCGCCCGATCCGGGACCGGAACCGATCCGGCCACGGACGGCACCCGACCCCCTCGTCGGGCAGGACGACGCGCAGTCCGGCGGGACCGGCCGCCGCAGCGGGACCGGCGCCGATCCTGCCCCGGCCGCAGCAGACGGCCAGCCCGCAGCAGACGGCCAGGCCGCGAGCGCCGGGATCGTCGAGGCCACCGGGTACGGGGCCGACGACCGCGTTGAAGCAGACGGGGACAGGGCCGACGACCGGGTCGAGGGTGACGGAGACGCGGGGTACGCCGTGGAGCTGCCGCCGGTGCGTCGTTCCGCGCTGCGCGAGACCGCCGACCTGCTCACCGAGGCGGTCGTCGCGGGCACCCGTACGCTGGCGTTCGTGCGCTCCCGGCGGGGCGCCGAGGTCGTGGCGAGCATGGCGCGGCGAGCCCTCGACGAGGCCGTGCCGGGGCTGGGCGACCGGGTGGCCGCGTACCGCGGGGGTTACCTGCGGGAGGACCGGCGCGCCATCGAGCGGGCACTGCTCACCGGCGAACTGCTCGCGCTGGCCTCCACCAACGCGTTGGAGCTCGGGGTTGACCTGGTCGGCCTGGACGCGGTGCTGATCTGTGGCTACCCGGGCACCCGGGCGTCGCTGTGGCAGCAGGCGGGGCGGGCCGGGCGCAGCGGCGGGGAGGCCCTCGCGGTGCTGGTGGCCCGCGACGATCCACTGGACACCTACCTCGTGCACCATCCGGAGGCGCTGTTCGGCCGCCCCGTCGAGGCGACCGTGCTGGACCCCACCAACCCGTACGTGCTGGGCCCGCAGCTGTGTTGTGCCGCGTCCGAGGCGCCGCTCACGCCGGATGACCTGGAGTTGTTCGGTGCTCTCCCGGCACGGGAGGCGGTCGCGGCGCTCACCGAGGCGGGCGCGCTGCGGCGCCGCCCGTCCGGCTGGTACTGGACCCATCGCGGCCGTCCCGAGGTCGACTTGCGCGGCACCGGGGGCGCCCCGGTGTCGGTCGTCGAGTCGGCGACCGGACGCCTGCTCGGCACGGTGGACCCGGGCTCGGCGCATGTGCAGTTGCACACCGGGGCGGTGTACCTGCACCAGGGCGTGTCGTACCTGGTGGACCGGTTGGACCTGGATGACGCCGTGGCGCTGGTGCACGCCGCGGAACCGGACTTCTCCACGCATGCCCGCGATGTCACCAACCTGTCGGTGGCCGAGGTTCGGGAGTACGTCGACGCGGGGCCGGTCGGCTTGTTTCTCGGCGAGGTGGACGTGACCAGCCAGGTGGTGTCGTACCAGCGGCGGCGCCTCGGCACCGGCGAGGTGATCGACACCAGGCCACTGGACCTGCCCGTACGCGAGCTGCGGACCGTGGCCGTCTGGTTCACGATCTCGCCGCAGGCGCTGGACGCGGCGGGAGTGTCGGCGGCCGACGTACCGGGGGCGCTGCATGCGGCCGAGCATGCGGCGATCGGCCTGCTGCCCCTGATGGCGACGTGTGACCGCTGGGACATCGGCGGCCTGTCGACCGCCAACCACGCCGACACCGAGGCGCCGACGGTGTTCGTCTACGACGGACATCCGGGCGGGGCGGGCTTCGCCGAGCGGGCGTACGCCACGG
- a CDS encoding STAS domain-containing protein, producing the protein MELSLATRTVAEHTVLEVGGEVDVYTAPRLRERLVELVDAGARNVVVDLGRVDFLDSTGLGVLVGALKRLRAASGTFALVCAKEPLLKIFRITALDQVFPIYPSVEAATSATPGEHRGSGPTA; encoded by the coding sequence ATGGAGCTGTCGCTGGCGACCCGGACCGTCGCCGAGCACACCGTGCTCGAGGTGGGCGGCGAGGTCGACGTCTACACGGCTCCGCGGCTGCGTGAACGCCTCGTCGAGCTGGTGGATGCCGGGGCCCGCAACGTCGTGGTGGATCTGGGCCGGGTCGACTTCCTCGACTCCACGGGGCTCGGCGTCCTGGTGGGGGCCCTCAAGCGGCTGCGTGCGGCCAGCGGCACGTTCGCGCTGGTCTGCGCCAAGGAGCCGCTGCTGAAGATCTTCCGGATCACCGCCCTCGACCAGGTGTTCCCCATCTATCCGTCGGTGGAGGCGGCGACCTCGGCGACCCCGGGTGAGCACCGCGGCAGCGGTCCGACGGCGTGA
- a CDS encoding ATP-binding protein: protein MMATVRLSFSPAPVHVRTARLVGVAVARRAGVAEELLDEVRLAIGEACTRAVALHRQYGLPDLVMVEMSDSDFYTVSVIDRAPIEASVGLAKLPPDELADESLTDEALTTGVGFALLAGFVDDLQVRPVEEGAGTEVRMVWPLHRR, encoded by the coding sequence GTGATGGCGACGGTTCGGCTGTCCTTCTCGCCCGCACCGGTGCACGTCCGGACGGCCCGGCTGGTGGGTGTGGCGGTGGCCCGGCGTGCGGGGGTCGCCGAGGAGCTGCTCGACGAGGTCCGCCTCGCGATCGGCGAGGCGTGTACGCGCGCCGTCGCGTTGCACCGCCAGTACGGCCTGCCCGATCTCGTGATGGTGGAGATGTCCGATTCGGACTTCTATACCGTCAGTGTGATCGACCGCGCGCCGATCGAGGCCAGCGTGGGCCTGGCGAAACTGCCGCCCGACGAGCTGGCCGACGAGTCGCTGACCGACGAGGCGCTCACCACCGGTGTCGGCTTCGCGCTGCTGGCCGGGTTCGTCGACGACCTCCAGGTACGCCCGGTCGAAGAGGGCGCGGGCACCGAGGTCCGCATGGTCTGGCCACTCCACCGCCGCTGA
- a CDS encoding sodium-translocating pyrophosphatase, whose protein sequence is MSGTSTSLAAESGGLSLSGDNLTYVIVAVAFALVALGFAAAFVRSVLAAGRGTTNMQEIAGAVQEGASAYLFRQFKTLAIFVVLAVVLLFLLPVHNTDSETAVKIGRSLFFIVGAIFSSFIGGAGMALATRANLRVAAAAGESGGREKAMGIAFRTGGVVGFLTVGLGLFGAALVVLIYREDAPTVLEGFGFGAALLAMFMRVGGGIFTKAADVGADLVGKVEQHIPEDDPRNAATIADNVGDNVGDCAGMAADLFESYAVTLVAALILGQAAFGQDGLIFPLIVSTIGVVIAIVGVFITRLRASDRNGLTAINRAFYISAALSAILVAVVSFAYLPATFSGFDGIAAGVAESGRNPRYVAIGAVVIGIVLAAAIQALTGYFTETNRRPVQDIGKSSQTGAATVVLAGISVGLESAVYSALLIGAGVFGAYLLGGTSITLSLFAVALAGTGLLTTVGVIVAMDTFGPISDNAQGIAEMSGDIDEQGARILTELDAVGNTTKAITKGIAIATAVLAATALFGSYTNTLASSLTEAGIEPGRVATEILGLLNISNPRNLVGLLVGAAVVFLFSGLAINAVSRSAGAVVMEVRRQFREFPGIMDRTQRPEYGRVVDICTRDAQRELMTPGLLAILAPIAVGFGLGAGALASYLAGAIGAGTLMAVFLANSGGAWDNAKKLVEDGAYGGKGSDSHAATVIGDTVGDPFKDTAGPAINPLLKVMNLVSLLIAPAVVTLSVGTDRNDPARIIIAVVAALIIVSAVVFSKRKPISMGDSPSTGDGAETDTPAKVNA, encoded by the coding sequence ATGTCCGGGACCTCCACATCCCTCGCCGCGGAGAGCGGCGGGTTGTCCCTCAGCGGTGACAACCTCACCTACGTCATCGTCGCGGTGGCCTTCGCGTTGGTGGCGCTGGGCTTCGCCGCGGCGTTCGTCAGGTCGGTGCTCGCCGCCGGTCGCGGCACTACCAACATGCAGGAGATCGCGGGCGCCGTGCAGGAAGGCGCGTCGGCGTACCTGTTCCGCCAGTTCAAGACCCTGGCTATCTTCGTCGTCCTCGCGGTCGTGCTGCTGTTCCTGCTGCCGGTGCACAACACCGACAGCGAGACCGCGGTCAAGATCGGGCGATCGCTGTTCTTCATCGTCGGCGCCATCTTCAGCTCCTTCATCGGCGGCGCCGGGATGGCGCTGGCGACCCGCGCGAACCTGCGGGTGGCCGCGGCGGCCGGCGAGTCCGGCGGCCGCGAGAAGGCCATGGGCATCGCGTTCCGCACCGGCGGCGTGGTCGGCTTCCTCACGGTCGGCCTGGGCCTGTTCGGCGCGGCGCTGGTCGTACTGATCTACCGCGAGGACGCACCGACCGTGCTGGAGGGCTTCGGCTTCGGCGCCGCCCTGCTGGCCATGTTCATGCGGGTCGGCGGTGGCATCTTCACCAAGGCGGCCGACGTCGGCGCCGACCTGGTCGGCAAGGTGGAGCAGCACATCCCCGAGGACGACCCGCGCAACGCGGCCACCATCGCGGACAACGTGGGCGACAACGTCGGCGACTGCGCCGGCATGGCCGCGGACCTGTTCGAATCGTACGCGGTGACCCTGGTCGCGGCGCTGATCCTGGGCCAGGCCGCGTTCGGTCAGGACGGCCTGATCTTCCCGCTGATCGTCTCCACGATCGGTGTGGTCATCGCGATCGTCGGCGTCTTCATCACCCGCCTGCGCGCCTCCGACCGCAACGGCCTGACCGCCATCAACCGGGCGTTCTACATCTCCGCGGCGCTGTCCGCGATCCTGGTCGCGGTGGTCAGCTTCGCGTACCTGCCGGCCACGTTCAGCGGGTTCGACGGGATCGCGGCGGGCGTCGCCGAGAGCGGCCGCAACCCACGGTACGTGGCGATCGGCGCCGTGGTCATCGGCATTGTGCTGGCCGCCGCCATCCAGGCGCTGACCGGCTACTTCACCGAGACCAACCGCCGTCCCGTGCAGGACATCGGCAAGTCGTCGCAGACCGGCGCGGCCACGGTCGTGCTGGCCGGCATCAGCGTCGGCCTCGAGTCGGCGGTGTACTCGGCGCTGCTGATCGGCGCCGGGGTGTTCGGCGCGTACCTGCTCGGCGGCACCTCGATCACCCTGTCGCTGTTCGCGGTGGCGCTCGCGGGCACCGGCCTGCTCACCACGGTCGGCGTCATCGTCGCCATGGACACCTTCGGCCCGATCTCCGACAACGCGCAGGGCATCGCGGAGATGTCCGGCGACATCGACGAGCAGGGCGCCCGGATCCTCACCGAGCTCGACGCGGTCGGGAACACCACCAAGGCGATCACCAAGGGCATCGCGATCGCCACGGCCGTGCTCGCGGCGACCGCGCTGTTCGGCTCGTACACGAACACCCTCGCCTCGTCGTTGACCGAAGCCGGGATCGAACCAGGCCGGGTGGCCACCGAGATCCTCGGCCTGCTGAACATCAGCAACCCGCGCAACCTGGTCGGCCTGCTGGTCGGCGCGGCGGTGGTGTTCCTCTTCTCCGGACTGGCCATCAACGCGGTCTCCCGCTCCGCGGGCGCGGTCGTGATGGAGGTACGTCGCCAGTTCCGCGAGTTCCCCGGCATCATGGACCGCACCCAGCGTCCCGAGTACGGCCGCGTGGTCGACATCTGCACCCGCGACGCGCAGCGCGAACTCATGACGCCGGGCCTGCTGGCCATCCTGGCGCCGATCGCGGTCGGCTTCGGGCTCGGGGCGGGTGCGCTCGCGTCGTACCTGGCCGGGGCCATCGGCGCGGGCACCCTGATGGCGGTCTTCCTGGCCAACTCGGGCGGTGCGTGGGACAACGCGAAGAAGCTGGTCGAGGACGGCGCCTACGGCGGCAAGGGCTCCGACTCCCACGCCGCCACGGTGATCGGCGACACGGTCGGTGACCCGTTCAAGGACACCGCGGGCCCGGCCATCAACCCGCTGCTCAAGGTGATGAACCTGGTGTCGCTGCTCATCGCGCCCGCCGTGGTGACGCTCAGCGTAGGCACGGACAGGAACGACCCGGCCCGGATCATCATCGCGGTCGTCGCGGCGCTGATCATCGTGTCGGCGGTCGTGTTCAGCAAGCGCAAGCCGATCTCGATGGGGGACAGCCCGTCGACCGGCGACGGCGCCGAGACCGACACCCCGGCCAAGGTCAACGCCTGA
- the topA gene encoding type I DNA topoisomerase, translating to MPSNTRTTRLVIVESPSKAKTIAGYLGPDYFVEASFGHVRDLPRNAADVPAKYKGESWARLGVDVDNGFHALYVVSQDRKQQIAKLQKLAKEVDEIFLATDEDREGEAIAWHLVETIKPKVPVRRMVFHEITKPAIQAAVANPRDIDRDLVDAQEARRILDRLYGYEVSPVLWKKVMPRLSAGRVQSVATRIVVERERQRMAFRSAEYWDINALLAVQGQADGPRTFSATLIALDGDRIATGKDFEPTTGKVKPGAAVVHLDGDGARGLAARLEDRPFTVTRVEEKPYRRRPYAPFITSTLQQEAARKLRFSASVTMRTAQRLYENGYITYMRTDSVNLSETALAAARRQIAELYGEANVPPQPRRYTGKVKNAQEAHEAIRPAGDNFRTPGEVANELSADEFKLYELIWRRTIASQMTDAVGNSVSVRIRAISTAGEEVDFAATGKTITDPGFLRAYVESSDDENAEAEDAERRLPNLVKDQPLTADELNAVGHHTSPPARYTEASLVKALEELGIGRPSTYESIMRTIQDRGYVTKRGQALIPEFLAFAVIGLLEGHYPRLVDYNFTAAMENQLDEIAGGDFAALDFLTSFYFGSDKSGDDSIAKAGGLKKMVTENLSEIDARSVNSIPLFTDDSGRDVVVRVGRYGPYLQRQAPGATEEAPEDRVSIPEGVAPDELTPEKVNELYLGGGGERSLGEDPATGESVQLKSGRFGPYVQAGERKSSLLRTQSPETLTLTDALRLLELPRTVGVDENGAEIVAANGRYGPYIKRGDDFRSLESEAKLFTVTLDEALALLAAPKTRQRGVAKPPLRELGPDPVTEKPMVIKEGRFGPYVTDGEYNASLRRGQTPEELTVEQASEMLAEKRAKGPAPRKKAAAKKAPAKKAADGEATPAKKTAAKKTAAKKATAKKAPAKKVAAKKATPAKTTAAKATAAKATAAKAAAAKPTNASPATAAPPTNPSPAPIH from the coding sequence GTGCCGAGTAACACCAGGACGACCCGTCTGGTCATCGTCGAGTCCCCGTCGAAGGCCAAGACGATCGCCGGTTACCTGGGGCCCGACTATTTCGTCGAGGCCTCCTTCGGTCATGTCCGTGACCTGCCCCGCAACGCGGCCGATGTCCCGGCCAAGTACAAGGGCGAGTCGTGGGCGCGCCTCGGCGTCGACGTCGACAACGGCTTCCACGCGCTCTACGTGGTCTCTCAGGACCGCAAGCAGCAGATCGCCAAGCTGCAGAAACTCGCCAAGGAAGTGGACGAGATCTTCCTCGCCACGGATGAGGACCGCGAGGGCGAGGCGATCGCCTGGCACCTGGTCGAGACGATCAAGCCCAAGGTCCCGGTCCGCCGGATGGTCTTCCACGAGATCACCAAGCCCGCGATCCAGGCCGCCGTCGCGAACCCCCGCGACATCGACCGCGACCTGGTCGACGCGCAGGAGGCCCGGCGCATCCTCGACCGCCTTTACGGGTACGAGGTCAGCCCGGTGCTGTGGAAGAAGGTGATGCCCCGGCTGTCCGCAGGCCGTGTGCAGTCCGTGGCGACGCGCATCGTGGTCGAGCGGGAGCGCCAGCGGATGGCGTTCCGCTCCGCGGAGTACTGGGACATCAACGCCCTGCTGGCGGTCCAGGGGCAGGCCGACGGTCCGCGTACCTTCTCCGCCACGCTGATCGCGCTGGACGGCGACCGGATCGCCACGGGCAAGGACTTCGAGCCCACCACCGGCAAGGTCAAGCCCGGCGCGGCCGTCGTGCACCTCGACGGCGACGGGGCCCGGGGCCTCGCCGCGCGGCTGGAGGACCGCCCGTTCACGGTCACCCGGGTCGAGGAGAAGCCGTACCGGCGCCGGCCGTACGCGCCGTTCATCACCTCCACGCTGCAGCAGGAGGCGGCCCGCAAGCTGCGCTTCTCCGCCTCGGTGACGATGCGCACCGCACAGCGGCTCTACGAGAACGGCTACATCACTTACATGCGTACGGACTCGGTGAACCTCTCCGAGACCGCGCTGGCCGCCGCCCGCCGCCAGATCGCCGAGCTGTACGGCGAGGCCAACGTCCCGCCGCAGCCGCGCCGCTACACCGGCAAGGTGAAGAACGCGCAGGAGGCGCACGAGGCGATCCGCCCCGCCGGTGACAACTTCCGCACCCCCGGCGAGGTCGCGAACGAGCTCTCCGCCGACGAGTTCAAGCTGTACGAGCTGATCTGGCGCCGCACGATCGCCTCCCAGATGACCGACGCGGTCGGTAACTCCGTCTCCGTCCGGATCCGCGCGATCTCCACGGCCGGGGAGGAGGTCGACTTCGCGGCCACCGGCAAGACGATCACCGACCCGGGCTTCCTGCGGGCGTACGTGGAGTCCTCCGACGACGAGAACGCCGAGGCCGAGGACGCCGAGCGCCGCCTGCCCAACCTGGTCAAGGACCAGCCGCTGACCGCCGACGAGCTGAACGCGGTCGGCCACCACACCTCCCCGCCCGCCCGCTACACCGAGGCGTCGCTGGTCAAGGCGCTGGAGGAGCTGGGCATCGGCCGCCCGTCGACGTACGAGTCGATCATGCGGACGATCCAGGACCGGGGGTACGTCACCAAGCGTGGCCAGGCGCTGATCCCGGAGTTCCTCGCGTTCGCCGTGATCGGCCTGCTCGAGGGGCACTACCCGCGGCTGGTCGACTACAACTTCACCGCCGCCATGGAGAACCAGCTCGACGAGATCGCCGGTGGCGACTTCGCGGCACTGGACTTCCTCACCTCCTTCTACTTCGGCAGCGACAAATCCGGTGACGACTCGATCGCCAAGGCCGGCGGCCTGAAGAAGATGGTCACGGAGAACCTGAGCGAGATCGACGCGCGCTCGGTCAACTCCATCCCGCTGTTCACCGACGACTCCGGTCGCGACGTGGTCGTCCGCGTCGGCCGGTACGGCCCGTACCTGCAGCGTCAGGCGCCCGGTGCCACCGAGGAGGCCCCGGAGGACCGGGTGTCCATCCCGGAGGGCGTCGCCCCCGACGAGCTGACCCCGGAAAAGGTCAACGAGCTGTACCTGGGTGGCGGGGGCGAGCGCAGCCTCGGCGAGGATCCGGCCACGGGCGAGTCCGTGCAGCTCAAGTCCGGCCGCTTCGGCCCGTACGTGCAGGCGGGGGAGCGCAAGTCGTCGCTGCTGCGTACCCAGTCCCCGGAGACCCTGACGCTGACGGACGCGCTGCGGCTGTTGGAGCTGCCCCGCACGGTCGGCGTCGACGAGAACGGCGCGGAGATCGTCGCCGCGAACGGCCGGTACGGCCCGTACATCAAGCGCGGTGACGACTTCCGGTCGCTGGAGAGCGAAGCGAAGCTGTTCACGGTCACCCTGGACGAGGCGCTGGCGCTGCTGGCGGCCCCGAAGACCCGCCAGCGTGGCGTCGCCAAGCCGCCGCTGCGCGAACTGGGCCCGGACCCGGTCACCGAGAAGCCGATGGTGATCAAGGAGGGCCGATTCGGCCCGTACGTGACCGACGGGGAGTACAACGCGTCCCTGCGGCGTGGGCAGACCCCCGAGGAGCTGACGGTCGAGCAGGCGTCGGAGATGCTGGCCGAGAAGCGCGCCAAGGGCCCCGCCCCGCGCAAGAAGGCAGCGGCGAAGAAGGCCCCCGCCAAGAAGGCCGCCGACGGCGAAGCCACCCCCGCCAAGAAGACCGCCGCAAAGAAGACCGCCGCAAAGAAGGCAACCGCCAAGAAAGCCCCGGCTAAGAAGGTCGCCGCAAAGAAGGCGACTCCCGCCAAGACAACGGCAGCCAAGGCAACCGCTGCCAAGGCAACCGCAGCCAAGGCGGCAGCCGCAAAGCCGACCAACGCCTCCCCAGCAACCGCCGCACCCCCCACCAACCCGTCGCCCGCACCTATCCACTGA
- a CDS encoding DUF559 domain-containing protein produces the protein MDVLLDHQSGVITMAQALDYLSEKAVRHRLATGRWQRLHRSVFLTHNGPVGVAQRRWAAVLSVGQCAVLAGLTAVDLRGYSTAAIHVLVPPAVRGRSVPRGVVVHRSAALDERDVLTIGGPPRTRAARSLVDAAQWAPTVAETQAIVAAGFQQRLVRAADVRAVLERLPRARRRRIIGRAVDDATGGAHSLAELDFVALCRRHRLPEPKLQVVRRDAAGRRRYLDALFEEWQVHVEVDGGHHLEVRQAWADMSRQNALWIAGDRILRFPAWAIRHDSATVVAQLRAALHAAGWR, from the coding sequence GTGGATGTCCTGCTCGACCACCAGTCCGGCGTCATCACCATGGCCCAGGCCTTGGACTACCTTTCCGAGAAGGCGGTACGTCACCGGCTCGCCACGGGACGCTGGCAGCGACTGCACCGTTCGGTGTTCCTCACCCACAACGGCCCAGTGGGCGTGGCGCAGCGCCGCTGGGCGGCGGTGCTGTCGGTCGGTCAGTGCGCTGTGCTCGCCGGGCTCACCGCCGTCGACCTCCGCGGCTACTCCACCGCGGCGATCCATGTGCTGGTCCCCCCGGCCGTGCGGGGACGCAGTGTTCCCCGCGGAGTCGTGGTGCACCGCAGTGCGGCACTCGACGAGCGGGACGTCCTCACGATCGGGGGCCCGCCGCGTACCCGGGCTGCCCGGTCGCTGGTGGACGCTGCCCAGTGGGCGCCCACTGTCGCCGAGACGCAGGCGATCGTGGCGGCCGGGTTTCAGCAGCGGCTGGTCCGTGCGGCCGATGTTCGGGCGGTTCTGGAGCGGCTCCCCCGGGCGCGACGTCGGCGGATCATCGGCCGGGCGGTGGACGACGCGACGGGTGGTGCGCATTCGCTGGCCGAGCTCGACTTCGTCGCGCTGTGCCGGCGACACCGCCTGCCGGAGCCGAAGTTGCAGGTCGTACGTAGGGATGCGGCGGGACGGCGGCGATATCTGGACGCGCTGTTCGAGGAGTGGCAGGTGCATGTCGAGGTGGATGGCGGGCACCATCTCGAAGTACGGCAGGCATGGGCGGACATGAGCCGCCAGAACGCCCTGTGGATCGCGGGTGACCGCATACTCCGCTTCCCCGCGTGGGCGATCCGCCATGACTCCGCCACCGTGGTGGCCCAACTCCGCGCCGCCCTACACGCGGCAGGCTGGCGATAG
- a CDS encoding D-arabinono-1,4-lactone oxidase, whose product MAPPVGSVRWRNWGGNQQSVAVDVAAPGSVDEVVAVVKEAVATGRRIKAVGSGHSFTDIAVADDLRLHLHRLSAPMSVDGHLVTVQAGMPLSALNMLLAGHGLAVPNLGDIDAQTVAGAVSTGTHGTGLGHATLASVVESVTLVTGSGTVERIDASSPLFGAARLGLGALGVMVEVTLRCVPAFTLLADERPMSLPDVLAGLDEHLATNEHVEFYWYPYTDRAQLKRNNPVAADDRPLSKFREWLDDEFLSNTVFGAVCRLGRAVPAAVAPVSAVAARALTARSYTARSDRVFCTPRRVRFTEMEYEIPRAALPEVLDALPRIISRLPFKVQFPVEVRFTGPDDVWLSHGYGRESAYVAVHQFTGSAYEPYFRAVEAVCAPLGGRPHWGKLHYRDAESLRPAYPHFADFLAARDQLDPHRVFTNPYLDRVLGP is encoded by the coding sequence ATCGCACCGCCCGTGGGATCCGTCCGCTGGCGGAACTGGGGAGGCAATCAGCAGTCCGTCGCCGTCGACGTCGCCGCTCCTGGCAGCGTCGATGAAGTCGTCGCAGTCGTCAAGGAGGCGGTTGCCACAGGCCGGCGGATCAAGGCGGTCGGCAGTGGGCACTCGTTCACGGACATCGCGGTCGCGGACGACCTGCGGCTGCACCTACACCGCCTCAGCGCGCCGATGTCCGTTGACGGGCATCTGGTCACGGTCCAGGCTGGAATGCCCCTGTCCGCCCTGAACATGCTGCTGGCCGGCCACGGCCTCGCCGTACCCAACCTCGGTGACATCGACGCGCAGACCGTGGCCGGGGCCGTCTCCACCGGCACCCACGGCACCGGGCTCGGGCACGCCACCCTCGCGTCCGTGGTCGAATCGGTCACCCTGGTCACCGGCTCCGGCACCGTCGAGCGGATCGACGCGTCGTCGCCGCTGTTCGGTGCGGCGCGGCTCGGACTGGGCGCCCTCGGCGTCATGGTCGAGGTGACGCTGCGCTGCGTTCCCGCGTTCACGCTGCTGGCCGACGAGCGGCCGATGTCACTGCCCGACGTCCTCGCCGGGCTCGACGAGCACCTCGCGACGAACGAGCACGTCGAGTTCTACTGGTACCCGTACACCGATCGGGCGCAGCTCAAGCGCAACAACCCGGTGGCCGCCGACGACCGTCCGCTGTCGAAGTTCCGGGAATGGCTGGACGACGAGTTCCTGTCCAACACGGTCTTCGGGGCGGTGTGCCGGCTCGGCCGGGCGGTCCCGGCCGCCGTCGCGCCGGTCAGCGCGGTCGCCGCGCGGGCGCTCACGGCCCGCAGCTACACGGCCCGCTCAGACCGGGTTTTCTGTACGCCCCGGCGGGTGCGCTTCACCGAGATGGAGTACGAGATCCCGCGCGCCGCCCTGCCGGAGGTGCTGGACGCACTGCCCCGGATCATTTCGCGCTTGCCGTTCAAGGTGCAGTTTCCGGTGGAGGTGCGGTTCACCGGGCCGGACGATGTGTGGCTCTCGCACGGGTACGGGCGGGAGTCGGCGTACGTGGCGGTGCACCAGTTCACCGGGAGCGCGTACGAGCCGTATTTCCGGGCGGTCGAGGCGGTGTGCGCGCCGTTGGGTGGGCGGCCGCACTGGGGCAAGCTGCACTACCGGGATGCGGAGTCGCTGCGGCCCGCGTACCCGCATTTTGCGGACTTCCTCGCCGCCCGCGACCAGCTCGACCCGCACCGGGTCTTCACCAACCCCTACCTCGACCGCGTCCTCGGCCCCTGA